A section of the Streptomyces sp. CG1 genome encodes:
- a CDS encoding vitamin K epoxide reductase family protein yields MSKTTVNDVSTTESGPERAAGTARTVGGSRAFAILLLITGAAGLLAAWVITIDKNKILEAKAVGKTFTPGCSVNPIVSCGSVMESKQAAVFGFPNPMLGLVCYGIVICVGMSLLTGTRFPRWYWLTFNFGTLFGVCFVTWLQFESLYRINALCLWCSLAWVATITMFWYVTSFNARNGFLPAPGWLKRFLAEFTWVVPVTHCGVIAMLILTRWGSQLWA; encoded by the coding sequence ATGAGCAAGACGACAGTCAATGACGTCTCCACCACGGAGTCGGGTCCCGAGCGTGCCGCCGGCACCGCGCGCACGGTGGGCGGCAGCCGCGCCTTCGCCATACTGCTGCTGATCACCGGCGCGGCCGGACTGCTGGCCGCCTGGGTCATCACGATCGACAAGAACAAGATCCTCGAGGCGAAGGCCGTCGGGAAGACGTTCACACCGGGCTGCAGCGTCAACCCGATCGTGTCCTGCGGCAGCGTCATGGAGAGCAAGCAGGCGGCCGTCTTCGGCTTCCCGAACCCCATGCTCGGCCTGGTCTGCTACGGCATCGTCATCTGCGTCGGCATGAGCCTGCTGACCGGCACCCGCTTCCCGCGCTGGTACTGGCTGACCTTCAACTTCGGCACGCTCTTCGGCGTCTGCTTCGTCACCTGGCTGCAGTTCGAGTCCCTGTACCGGATCAACGCGCTGTGCCTGTGGTGCTCGCTGGCCTGGGTCGCCACGATCACCATGTTCTGGTACGTGACCTCGTTCAACGCCCGCAACGGCTTCCTGCCCGCGCCGGGCTGGCTGAAGCGGTTTCTCGCCGAGTTCACCTGGGTCGTGCCGGTCACCCACTGCGGCGTCATCGCCATGCTGATCCTGACCCGCTGGGGCAGCCAGCTCTGGGCCTAG
- a CDS encoding ABC transporter ATP-binding protein codes for MTAHANDFAVDVRGLRKRYGGVTAVDGLDLGIRRGEVFGLLGPNGAGKSTTVEILQGNRSRDGGEVSVLGSDPATGTRAWRSRVGIVWQDESAPAELTVRETVRHFARYYPRPRDAEEVIRLVGLEAKASSRIKALSGGQRRRLDVALGVIGDPELLLLDEPTTGFDPAARRQFWDLIRLLADGGTTILLTTHYLEEAETLADRIAVVAQGRVVAEDTPAGLRRRYGGEVTVAWTEADGSPRTEHTATPTLTVAGLMRRFDGEIPGLTVTRPTLEDVYLRLTGQEAVR; via the coding sequence ATGACAGCACACGCGAACGACTTCGCGGTGGACGTCCGGGGGCTGCGCAAGCGGTACGGGGGCGTCACCGCGGTGGACGGGCTGGATCTCGGTATCCGGCGCGGTGAGGTGTTCGGGCTGCTCGGGCCGAACGGCGCGGGCAAGAGCACCACGGTGGAGATCCTCCAGGGCAACCGGTCGAGGGACGGGGGCGAGGTGTCCGTGCTCGGCTCGGACCCGGCGACGGGCACGCGCGCGTGGAGGTCCCGTGTGGGAATCGTCTGGCAGGACGAATCGGCGCCCGCGGAGTTGACGGTGCGCGAGACGGTACGGCACTTCGCCCGCTACTACCCGCGCCCGCGCGATGCGGAGGAGGTCATCCGCCTGGTCGGTCTCGAAGCGAAGGCAAGCAGCCGGATCAAGGCCCTCTCCGGCGGCCAGCGGCGCCGCCTGGACGTGGCGCTCGGCGTGATCGGCGATCCGGAGCTGTTGCTCCTGGACGAACCGACCACCGGTTTCGACCCGGCCGCCCGGCGGCAGTTCTGGGACCTGATCCGGCTGCTCGCCGACGGGGGCACCACGATCCTGCTCACCACGCACTATCTGGAGGAGGCCGAGACCCTCGCGGACCGGATCGCGGTCGTCGCGCAGGGCCGGGTCGTCGCCGAAGACACGCCCGCCGGCCTGCGCAGGCGGTACGGCGGTGAGGTCACCGTCGCCTGGACGGAGGCCGACGGTTCCCCGCGCACGGAGCACACCGCCACGCCGACCCTGACCGTCGCCGGGCTGATGCGCCGCTTCGACGGCGAGATACCCGGACTGACCGTGACCCGCCCCACCCTGGAGGACGTCTACCTCCGGCTGACCGGACAGGAGGCCGTGCGATGA
- a CDS encoding ABC transporter permease, with amino-acid sequence MTTTAVRATARESAASLPGAWSLGLRRGALEIKQFFRQREQVVFTFAFPVVFLFLFASIFRDDVRGAGITSSQLYVPAMTASGIMSTSFQSLGISIAVERDEKVLRRLRGTPMPPAAYFLGKIWLVLFTGVLETAILLAVGTGFYGVHLPSDPGRWFDFAWIFVLGLTACALLGIAVSSVPRSAKSASSVVVLPFLLLQFVSGVYIAVNTLPGWMLDIGALFPLKWLCQGLRGVFLPDSAKVLEQAHAWEFGRIALVLGAWCAGGLVLCLLTFRWKNRRDG; translated from the coding sequence ATGACCACGACCGCCGTACGTGCCACCGCCCGCGAGTCCGCCGCCTCCCTGCCCGGTGCCTGGTCGCTCGGGCTGCGGCGGGGCGCCCTCGAGATCAAGCAGTTCTTCCGGCAACGCGAACAGGTGGTCTTCACCTTCGCCTTCCCGGTGGTGTTCCTCTTCCTGTTCGCGTCGATCTTCCGCGACGACGTCCGGGGCGCCGGGATCACCTCCTCCCAGCTGTACGTGCCCGCGATGACGGCCTCCGGGATCATGTCGACGAGTTTCCAGTCGCTCGGCATCTCCATCGCCGTCGAGCGGGACGAGAAGGTGCTGCGCCGGCTGCGGGGTACGCCGATGCCGCCAGCGGCCTATTTTCTGGGCAAGATCTGGCTGGTTCTGTTCACCGGCGTCCTGGAGACCGCGATCCTGCTCGCCGTCGGCACGGGGTTCTACGGCGTTCATCTGCCGTCCGACCCCGGCCGCTGGTTCGACTTCGCGTGGATCTTCGTGCTCGGGCTGACCGCGTGCGCGCTGCTCGGCATCGCCGTCAGCTCGGTGCCCAGGTCGGCGAAGAGCGCCAGCTCCGTCGTCGTCCTGCCCTTCCTGCTCCTGCAGTTCGTCTCCGGGGTCTACATCGCGGTGAACACCCTTCCCGGCTGGATGCTCGACATCGGCGCCCTGTTCCCGCTGAAGTGGCTGTGCCAGGGCCTGCGGGGCGTGTTCCTGCCCGACTCGGCGAAGGTGCTGGAGCAGGCGCACGCCTGGGAGTTCGGGCGGATCGCCCTGGTGCTGGGCGCGTGGTGCGCCGGAGGATTGGTGCTGTGCTTGCTGACCTTCCGATGGAAGAACCGGCGCGACGGATGA
- a CDS encoding sensor histidine kinase, with protein MTGVGARGVDAWDRTIRLWDVYFAVAWVATLALALGAEHPAEPVRAVAAGLLVPLVPWYALFGRRTLAEDPPGGRRALWYLAGALALFLPSAVLAGETRLVSFALVPQCFMTLRKRGALVTVAVINLAPVAGWALLWRPGAEDLFANALFAVVSLAFSTVIGAWIIRIIEQSMERAELIAELDASRHEVARLSAAHGALAERERLAREIHDTLAQGFTSLLMLVQAVDAELGSDPAQARRHLALMDETARRNLAEARALVAGGAPADLAGTSLPDALDRLTARHAAALEVTGPVRALPAGVEVVALRACQEALTNARKHAGSSARVEVRLGYADDTLTVSVHDDGCGFRPATVSGGYGLAGLQARAAEVGGSAVVRSAPGDGTTVTVRLPVPAALRSETP; from the coding sequence ATGACGGGCGTGGGCGCCCGGGGCGTTGATGCCTGGGACCGCACGATCCGGCTCTGGGACGTCTACTTCGCCGTCGCATGGGTGGCCACGCTGGCCCTCGCCCTCGGCGCGGAGCATCCCGCGGAGCCGGTGCGTGCGGTCGCGGCCGGGCTGCTCGTGCCCCTGGTGCCCTGGTACGCGCTGTTCGGCCGCCGCACGCTCGCGGAGGACCCTCCGGGCGGGCGCCGGGCGCTGTGGTATCTGGCCGGGGCACTGGCGCTGTTCCTGCCCTCGGCGGTCCTGGCGGGCGAGACCCGGCTGGTCTCGTTCGCCCTGGTCCCGCAGTGCTTCATGACCCTGCGGAAGCGCGGCGCGCTGGTGACGGTGGCCGTGATCAACCTGGCGCCCGTCGCGGGCTGGGCGCTGCTGTGGCGGCCGGGTGCCGAGGACCTGTTCGCCAACGCGCTGTTCGCCGTGGTCAGCCTGGCGTTCTCGACGGTGATCGGCGCCTGGATCATCCGCATCATCGAGCAGAGCATGGAACGGGCCGAGCTGATCGCCGAGTTGGACGCCAGCCGGCACGAGGTGGCCCGGCTGTCGGCCGCGCACGGGGCCCTCGCCGAACGCGAGCGGCTGGCCCGGGAGATCCACGACACCCTCGCCCAGGGCTTCACCAGCCTGCTGATGCTGGTCCAGGCCGTGGATGCGGAACTCGGCTCCGACCCCGCGCAGGCCCGCCGCCATCTGGCCCTCATGGACGAGACGGCCCGCCGCAACCTCGCCGAGGCCCGCGCGCTGGTGGCGGGCGGCGCACCCGCCGACCTGGCGGGTACCTCCCTGCCGGACGCCCTGGACCGCCTCACCGCCCGGCACGCGGCGGCGCTGGAGGTGACCGGCCCGGTGCGCGCGCTCCCCGCAGGTGTGGAGGTGGTGGCCCTGCGGGCCTGTCAGGAGGCGCTGACCAACGCCCGGAAACACGCGGGGAGTTCGGCACGGGTCGAGGTCCGGCTCGGCTATGCCGACGACACGCTCACCGTGTCCGTCCACGACGACGGCTGCGGCTTCCGTCCCGCCACGGTGTCCGGCGGGTACGGTCTGGCGGGGCTGCAGGCCCGCGCCGCCGAGGTGGGCGGCAGCGCCGTCGTCCGCAGCGCACCAGGCGACGGTACGACGGTGACCGTACGCCTGCCCGTCCCCGCGGCCCTGAGGAGTGAGACCCCGTGA